TGAGGAAGGTCTGCGCTTCCGCGAGCTTCTCAGCGGTCATCGAACGCCAAGCCTGGGCGCGATCGAGCCGTTCCAGCACCCGTTTACGTGATTCGGAATCGGTGATGTAGTCGGTTGCAATCTTCCGGGCTCGATCGATATCGCCCAATGACTCGGCCTTACTTATTGCGTGCCAATAAATCCATTCCGCCATCTGAGGGTGCTTCCGGGCAACGGCGAGGAGCTCGTCAACAGTTCCGTTCTGGATAGTCTCCTGGACCTGCTCATAGGCCTCCGGGTCGCGCTGCGATTCGGGCGCCTCGGGCGCCCATTGTTTTAATTCGGCCGCTCGCGATGGATCGATCTTTTCCATCTCAGGCAGAAAGGACCCAAGGTACGCGCAGAAAGACTCGTCAGAACCCTGCCCAGCTTTATCACAACGGTGCTCGAATGCAGTGGTAATGAATAACTTGATTAGCTCTCGAAAGGTCGCGTCATCAACGACCGGTGGCTTGAATGACCTGGCCAAGCTTTGGGCAAAATAGAAGGCCGGAGAGAATCGTCCGAGACCGACACTCGTCAGTTTCGAAACGATTTCTTTATATAGAGTCAGCGCCGTCTCTCGATCTTTTCTTTGTAATTTTCTGAGCAGTGACAAAAGGTCGTGGGAAAAACCGCGAGACAGCGATTTGCGGCCAAGCTTGAGCGCCATCTCAGGATTCTCCGCGGCGATCTGACTTGCCAGTCGAATTTCAAGATTGCGCTCCAGCTCGGCAAGCTCATGCGACTTCGAATTACTCGGAGCTGGTTCGGTTCCTTTCAAGAACGCGAGCGCCAGGTCGGCATCGTGCTTTGCAATCCGCTCAACCGTATCCGTTCGTAACTTAAGGAACACCATACGTGTCTGCACCGCGGTTTGCTGGTCTTCGTCGCCGTCTACCGCTTGCAGCCCAAGGTTGATGTCGCTCTGGACGGAATCCAGGAGCCTTCGCGCGCGCTGCTCGTCGTGTTTCCAAAGCGACGCGGCGACGTTAGCGCCAAGCCGGGCACGGTTCTCCACCGACTGTAGCGTGCCGATTTGATCGCCAACAGTTTTGAGGAGATCAATGGCCTTTCTTTGCAGTTCAAGATCGGCGGTCCGCCGGTTTTCGGGCTCCTGAGCGTGGGCGCGCCCGGTGATTAGCAAGAGCGCCAGCAGGACGATGTGGGTCAGTCTTGCGCGGGACATTTGTTTCCCTCTGGCTGGCGCGGCCTGCCTTCACGGACAACCGAGGGCCGCTCAGCTATCTAATTGAAACCGTCAGCGTGAAGTTTGTCGCGCGGCGTGCCGTGTTGACGACCGAAAGCAGATGGTCGCCGCCGGTCATCTCGACACTAAAGCTCTTGCCGCTCGCCGTACCGGCATTCACGACGACGGCGCCATTGCCGGAGGTGATTTCGATCGTCATCACCTGGCCGGCGCGACCGTCGATGACGTATTCGGTGTAGCCGTTGGCGCCGATTGGGCCACGCACCGTAGCGGAACTCTTTCCGCGCTGAAAGCGGATGCGCTTCTGCGCCAGAATATCGGCGCTCGATACAACCATCACTAACAACAACGCGGCAACTTTGAAAGCTTTTCTTCTCTGCATCAACCTGTGCCCTTCCCTTTGTTCACCCAAACTTATTTCTTGCCAATGTATTTGTCGAACCATTCAAGATTCGCCTGCATTGCTGCCACTTGCATCTTCGGCTCGTTCGGTCCATGCGGCTGGCGCGGAAGAACGAGCATGCGCGTCGGCACCCCCTGCGCCTTCAGAGCATTGTAGAACTCGTAGCCCTGTGAGATTGGGACGCGGACGTCGGCCTCGCCGTGCTGAATCATCGTCGGCGTCTTCACGCCTTTCACATTGAACATCGCCGAGTGCTTCTGATACGCCTCGATGATTTCCCATGACTGGCCGCCAAAATAATCCGGCACGAACGAAGCAATGTCTGTCGTTCCATTAAAGCTCATCAGGTTTGTTACCGGGGCGCCCGCGGAAGCAGCCTTGAAGCGTTGCGTTTGCGTGACGATCCATGAAGTCATGAATCCGCCATAGCTCCAGCCCATCACGCCCAACCGTTCTGGATCAGCGACGCCCATCGCGATGACCTTGTCCACGCCCGTCATTAAATCCTGATAATCGGCGCCGCCCCAATCTTTCGCGTTCGCGCGCCGGAATTCAGTTCCGTAACCGGACGAGCCGCGCGGATTCGGACGGAGAATGGCATAACCTTTCGCAGAGAAAGTCGCGAGCGGATAGGCTCCGCGTCCACCGAGGAAGCTTTGCTGAAACACGCCGGCCGGTCCGCCGTGGACATTTAGAATGAGTGGAACCTTCTGTCCTGCTTGATAGCCGACCGGGTAAGTAAGCAGGCCTTCAATCTCGCGGCCATCAGCCGACTTCCAGGTCAACACTTCAGTCTTTCCAACTGCCGGCAGCTTCATCGCTGAGTGCGCTTGGCTGACCTGTACCGGTGCGAAAGTCGTCACCGGCGCGACGAACACCTCGGACGGTGTGTCGGAAGTTTGCCGCACGAAGGCGAACATCGTTCCTGATTGGTTCAAGTTAAATGCGCCGTAAACGGCCGTGCTGCTTTTGATTTCCTCAATCTTGTTCGCGGCGACGTCGATCGCGTAGAGCTGCGTTCCCGTGCCCTTCGCTTCGCTGAAGTAGATGCGCTTGCCGTCCGCCGACCAGCCGGCCATGTTTGGCTGACCGTCGTGCGACGCGGCGAGCGCTTTCGGCTGTCCTCCGGCAACTGAATAGACCTGAATGAGACCACTCTGCGCCCAACGCGGTGGATTGTCGCTGATCGTGAGCGCGATCCATTTGCCGTCAGGCGAAAACTGCGCAGAATCTTCAGCCGCGGGCGTGTTCACGAACACTGTGGTCTTGCCGCTCGCGACTTCAACGATTGAGACATCTGAGGTTGTCCAGTCGTTCGCGATCGGCGACTTCACGTGACTAAAGACGATGCGACTTCCATCCGGCGCCCAATCGAATCCGCCGACATGGTAATTATCAGTCGTTAGCTTCTTTGGCTCGCGTTTGCCGTTCGCGTCCTTCTGGACGGGAATCACGTACAGCCGGGCCAGCTTCAGGTTCTCATCAACCCAGCGAAAGTCGTTGCGCCCCTTGTCGTTCTTCTCTTCGTCCTCGGCTTTCGCATCGGCCATCGTGAAAGCGAACCACTTTCCGTCCGGTGACCATTCGAAATTCGACACCGAAGTTTTCACGTCCGTGATCTGCTCGGCCTCGCCACCGCGCAAAGGCAGCACGTAGAGATTGTTCTTATTGTCCTTGCGATTCGAAGTGAAGGCAATCCAGTTTCCGTCCGGCGACCACTTCGGATTTGTTGAAGACTTGTCGTTAAAGGTGAGCTGGAAGTTCTCCTTGCCGTCCGTGCTCGCCAGCCAAATCTGCGTCACAAACTCACTCTTGTCCGCAGTCATCACAGCGTCGTTGATCGTGTAAACGACCCGCCGCCCATCCGGCGACACGCGCGGAGTCCCAACCCCGCGGGTCTTTACCTGAAGCTCAGGCGTCCAGGTGGTTGGCGCATTTTGCGCGGTGATGGTAATGGCGATGAACAGAAGTGTGGCGCAGGTCTTCGCAAGGCTTTTCATTTGATTCTCCTGAGAAACTCTGAATTATGGCTTCGCGGGGCGAAACACTATCGCGTCCTGAACTATCTAGTCAATTCCACTTCGGCAGCGATGTGGCCGAAGCTGGCCCACTGGATGCCGTGCACGATTTGCCGAAAGGTATTTACGGCCTCGGTGGGCCGGCCGTTGTAGAGAAACCAGTTACCTACCCCATAGCCCACCGTGGCGTTGCTGAGCGTGTTGGGTGTTTGGTTTGAGTCGCTAAGCAGGTCTGAAGGTTTTAGCTTGCCTTGATAAAGTTTTATGAGCTGATAGTAATCCGCATTTTCGATCACTTCGAGGTTGTCGGTGATCGGCGCAATCGATGCGGCGGCTTCTTTCTCCCGGCCCAGACGCCGCAGAGTCATGTAAAGCCAATGCGTCGTCGCGACCATCATGTCAGGGTTCTTTGAAACCTTTTCCGCTTCACGATAGGCCTTGTGCGCGCTTCCGAAGTCGCCTTTCAGATAATGCGCCAGGCCGAGGTGATACCAGATGTTCGACTGTAGGGTGCTGGTGGGAATGTTTCTGGCGTTCGGCATGCCGTCGGGCTCGACTTCGTCAGGTTTGCCTTTGACGAGCTTAGCGGCCTTCTCGAAATCTTTAATGGCATCATCGAAACAGCGAAGCGTGATGAAGCGATGCCCGCGATGTCGATACAGCCGCGCATCTTTCGGATATTTCGAAATTGCGTCGGTGTAAATCGCGATCGATTCTTTGTATCTGCCGAGATACGCGGTCCGCCTGCCTAACCAGATAAAATTGTCCGCGCTGGGCTCTTTTTGGAAATCGGCACGGGCGGTGGTCAGCTTGGTTTCAAAGTCCCTGCGCGCTTCCCGGGAAAGTTTTGGCTGGATTTCGCCGGCGGCTTGGAGACATTTGTTTTGCGCGACCGTGGTTGAGGCAAAAAGAAACAGGAAGGCGGCAAGAAGTACTCTCATCGGATTGATTACGAGGATTCCCTTTCAACTGTAGAGCGGGCGACCGCGCGCTTCTATTTCGAGACCACTCTGATAAGTTCCGCTCCGAAGGCTTCGATTCTGGCTCTCTGATCCTTTTGCCCCTGGTTCATTACGCCCACGACGGGACGATAGCCTCTGGTACGGTTAATTAATTTCGTGCGGAAGACGACTTCCTTACCGACTAATTGGGCAGACCAATTGCACCCGCTCTTCTCGTTACCACACCAGATTGACAAGTCTTTAAGCTCGAGAAAACTACCATCGCTCAAAGCCACTCGGATCGGTTGCATTTCGAGATCGAGGTGCTTAGCGACGCCGTTATCATGAAACTCTTTGAGCGTGCCTGACCATTCAACCTCTTGACTAAAAATCCGATTAAATTCCCAGAAGTTACCCTTACGCTCAAGTGCGCCTTGTTTGGCATAGGGTGCTATTGCTTCCCCAAACTTCACCCAATCTGTACGCCAGGGTTCTTGTTCCTGGCCGAAGCTGCTTTGTCCCGCGAACAGGCAGCCTGCTACGAGGAGCAAAACTAATACCTTTGAAAATCGTTTTCCCATCTTCCCTCTAAATTGACTCAGACATTTCCTGCGAACGCTGAGGTCCCGTGGCGCCGCGAATTCAATCCACTACCAACTTGTACACTGGCCGTCGCGCAATTCGCTAATCGCCTCGGGGCGTTTTGAGTCCGCCGCTTGCCATCCCGGCCGCTGCCAAGAGGACCCATCGGTGTACTCGACGCGGTTGATGAGCGCCCGCTGCTTTCGAGGTTCGGCGGCTGAGGCTTCAGCGCTCGCGTTGATAGGATCTGCCGGGGACCTCGCCAGCAACGAACTGAGATTTCTTGGCTTTAATACAACGGCGCAAAAGAAGAGGCGACTCGAAATCGTCGAAGTGTTGGACGCGTCTCTGAGTTGGTACTCCCAGAGAATAGTCTTTATCTTTTTCGCGCCGGCGTTCCTGACCCGCAGCCGGTATTCATATCTCGACATCAGTGAAGACGCGCCGGCGGGACGACTTATGACTTGGCCACTGGGCGTACGAAGCTCAATCGAGCGATTCCTAATCGTCATTGGATCTTTTCTTTCCTTTCGGTTCCCGTTTGTGAGGTCATCAATGACGATGAGACCCGGCGGTGTGGGTGCGGGTTTTGGTCCGGGCGCGGACGGCCGGGGCGTCATGGGATACATGAACACCTCAAGATCCACGACTTCGACTGGATCGGATTGGCTATTCTGCTGCACTTGCGGCCGAGCATCGAACGAGCCCAGAAGTAATATGATTAACAGCGCGACCATTAATTCACCTCACATTTGGTTCGCGGGAGAGCACAGAATTCAGCCATCGTAATGAGCCGGTGGCACTATGCACGAACGCGCCAGGCTCTCACTGCCCTGCCGCGCTCAACGTAATTTCCGTCCGGCGATTCTTCGCCCGATTCGCGACGGTCGTGTTAGGCGCGACCGGATTTGCAGAGCCCAAACCGCTGGATTGAATACGCGTGACATCGATGCCGGCTGAAGCCAGCCGCTCGGAAAGAATCCGCGCCCGGTCGTCAGTCAGTTGTTGCAGCGCATCCGCGCGGCCCGCATTGTCCGTGTACGATTCGATCGAGATTTGGTAATCGGGATTATTTGCGATCAACGCGCCCAGTTGATCCAGGCGCGCGGCGGCCGCAGCCGTTAGGTTTCCGGAACGCGGGTTTGCCCACCAGGACTCGTTCAGCATCAGGACGATGCCGCGTTCAGACTCACGCACGGTCCCGAATCGCCCCAGCGCCTGTTTCAAATTCGCCGCCGTGGCGCGTAGCTGCGCCGCGCGCGTTTCGGCAGCTTGCCGCGCCTGTTCAGCCTGACGCTCGCCTTCGATCCGGGCCAGCCTGACTTTCGCGTCTTCCCCTTCAGCCCGGACCGTCTGAATCTCTTCGCGCAGTCGCGCAATTTCGGTGCGCGCGTCGCGAAGCTGCTCCTGCGACCTCAATGAATCGCGTTCAGCAAGCTCGCGTGCGTGCCGTTCATTATTGAGATCCTTCTGCAAACGTGTAATTTCCTGATTGGCAGTCGCGGCCGTTTCCTCAGCGCTGCGCACAGCCTGATCGCGACGCTCGATCTCTTCACGCCGTTCCCGCGCGGCGCGACGCGCCACTGCCATCGCTTCGGCTTTTGCCGCACTACTGGTTGCCTGTCGCGCAAGAACGTCGACTTCCGATTCAGGTTGGCGCATGCGCCGCGCGGCTTCAGCTTGTTCAAGATCGGCGGCGGCCGCACGCAATTCGTTCGGAGCATCGCGCTCCGCACCCGCGTATCGTGCCAGGTTCAGCGCCTGCCGCGCGCCCAGTAGCGCATTGGGAATGTCCCGGAAATCAGACTGAGCGATCGTGGGAACGCTTCCGTCGCGGAAGTAGTCGCTGGAGTTGCCGATATAGGTGACCGGCACGGTATCAATCTGCGCGTCGCGCGGCGTCGCCGGGCGCACGTTCTCCAGCACAACCATGCGGCTGGGAGCGCGCACGAGGAAATGCGGCTCGGCCGTCACGATCAGCGCGAAGGTTTGCAGCGGGGTCGTCACATCGATCTTCGAATCGATAATTCCACTGCCGCTACGTTTTATCTCGCCGAGGTTATCGACCGTACCGTCCGGCGATATGGCCCACAACACGAACGTAGTGTACGCCCCGCCTAATTCATATCCGCGCGGCAAATGATCGAGGCTTAGCTGGACGCGGGTGCCGCGGCGTCCCTGACGGCGCACTTTTGCATCACCTTTCAAGCGCGGCAAACGCGTCGTTCCGCGAAACGGCACTTCGATCGTTTGATCCAGCGGATAGGTGATTGCGGTCGTAGTTCGGCGACCATCACTCTGGGCCAGAGCGCCGAAACAGAGACCAACAATAATTATCGGAACAGGAAGGAACGACAGTAACCGGCGAGCTATTTTCATTAAACCCTCTATTGAAGAGCAGGCTATCTGCCTGATCAGATTATGTCGAGCATCGAACAGGCTAATCCCTGTCCTAAGTCCTAGATGCACGGCCCGGTCTTAATTGTTGCCGAACGGGAAGAAACTGACAAGAAGGTTTGTGCAGATGTGGGCGGCACTCCCTCTCCCACTGGAGAGGGCTGGGGTGAGGGTGCGAAGCTTAAGGCGGTAAGAAATGAACCTTTATTCCCAATCTGTCGTGAGGCGCAACCTCACGTCAGAGAGCGTGGATAATTTTTGTTATAGCGCTAACTTCGTCCCTCACCCTGACCTCTTCCAGTGGGAGAGGGAAAGATTAAAGTCGGCGTTGCTCGCGCTCGTACTGCCGTGTTCGCAGGTGCTGCACAAATTGAACTGCGATGAAACCTAAGCCGGTCAATAAAAGCGTGTGGACGAATCCACCCTTGTGCATCACGAACTTAAGGACAAACCAAGTGATGAGAAAAAACGATCCGATGTAATAGAGCATGGTGGAGATGCTGGCACCCGCCGGCCGAGCAAGAGGCGCATTGTAATTGGAGAGCTAGCCTTTGGGAAATTCGATCGCGCGCAGACCCGTGCGATTAGGCTCTGCGGCGATAATCAAAACGCCCGAGGCGGACGGCACAGCAAACGTCTCGCGAGGAGACGTAGCCGGTGCATGATTCGTTGAGATACTCGAAGCCATCTCGTCTTTCCAGACAACTGAACCGTCGCGGCCGGACAGAGCGAAGGCAAATCCTTCCCTGCCCGCCATCAGCAGGTCGAGCACTCGATCGCCGTTCACGTCTGCGAACGCGGCTGACTCGGCGCGACGGGCGTCAGCTTCCCAAACGATTCTGCCTTCGTCGGACTTGACGATGACCACGCGACCACGCTCGGTGAACATCACCACTTCCGGTCTTCCATCGCTGTCCACATCCTGCGCAATCAAACTTCCGCGCGGCGCGTCCTCTTTGAGAGTCACGCGGCCGAGCGCACGTAAGTCCTCAGCGGCCAACGCCGTCAGTCCACTTCGCGTCCCGACCAGCAAAAGTTCGCCCCGTGCTGTCCGCACGATCAACGGCGCGGTCGTGGCTGGGCTTCCCGCGTTGGCGGCGATGGTGAACTTGCCTGACTCGTCAAAGACGTGCAGGCCACCATCGTCGAGCGCGACGACGACGGCGCGCGCACCACTGTATGTAATGGTCGCCGGGCGCCCAACCGCACGGCCCGGCAGAGCCGCTTCCGAGATTACCCGTCCAAGGCTGTTATCGATCACAAACAACTTTTGACGCGAGCTATCGACAACAAACGTGGTGGTTCCCGACGCTGTCGCCGCACCGGCGTTTCCCGGCAACGTGGTTTGCCAAAGCTGCCGACCGCTGGCGCCTTCGATCAAAGTGGCTGTATTTCCGGCCAGGACCAGAACGTTGTCGGCACCGCCGCGAGCGCGGATGGCAATCACCTGCGTGTTCTGTGCGGACGGCGATCGCTGCGCAGTACGAACCGTCCACAGTGCGATCCCGCGGCTCGCCTCCAACGCGACAATGCGACCCTCAGTCGTTACCGCGACTATCTCGGAACTACCTGTGCGCCTGAGGTGGGCAACGATAGATCGGGTGACATCGCCGATAGCCGCATACCAGCCGCCCCTCGAAGTGACCGTGTTTGTCGCTTGGTTTGTTACCACCGGCGGCGTGGGGCTCGGCTTCTTCGTTTCGCCGTTCGCAGGCACCACGATCACACCGGCCGACGAAAACTCACCGCGTTTCGCGTTCAGCGAAGCGACCCGCCAGTAATATCTACCGGGCGCCAGGTCATTCATGCGGTATTCGTGGCCCGAAACTACTCGATCGAATACGATGTCGATGAATGTGGCGTCATTTGCCAGTTGCAAACGGTACCGGGACACACCCGGGCGCGCGCCCCAACGAAGCGTCACCGAGGTCTGAGGCGGATTATCCTGAACCACCGCCCAGACAGGCGCTAACGACGTTAACGCGGGACCAGCGCAAATCGCGGCCACGCATACCCATCTGAACAGACGACTTTTGAACGAACAGACCTTCACCACTAATTAGTAAACGACGAATCGGGATTGGTTCCCTTGTGCGGCGAGCTGAAGGTGGCGCGGGCTGATTAGGGATTCTCGTTTAGCTTGTAGCCCACGCCTCGAACTGTCAGTACGTAATGAGGGTTCTTCGGATCGTTTTCCAATTTCTTTCGCAGCCGATTGATGTGAGGGTCGATGTTGCGCTGATACCCTTCGTACTCAGTGCTCCAGACGCGATCGAGGAGATCGTTGCGTGACCAGGCGCGGCCGGGCTCAGACGCGAGTAGCTCAAGAATTTGAAACTCGAGCGGCGTGAGATCGACACGCTGCCCGGCGCGCGAAACTTCGTGCCGTCGTTTGTCCACCACGAGATCGCCAATCTCCAGACGCTCACCATCGCCCGCCGCCTCTGGAGCAAGCTGTCCGCGACGCAACAGCGCTTCGATTCGGTACTCAAGTTCGCGTGGACTAAACGGCTTGGCGAGATAATCGTCAGCGCCCGCCTCAAAGCCCGCCACCTTGTCGTCCAACAGATCGTGTGCGGTGAGAAAAAGCGCCGGCGTGGTAATGCCGCGTTCGCGCATCTTCTTCAGTAGATCGATGCCCGACATCTCCGGCATGGCAACGTCGAGAATGAAGCAATCGAAGGTGTCGTTTGCAACGGTCTGCAAAGCGGCCTGACCATTCTCGTTTTCGGCGACTTCAAATCCCAGCCTGCGAAAGTACTCAGCCAGAAGCGTACGCATCTCGGCGTCATCATCGACGATCATCAATTTCTTGGCGCGTTGTGTCGGTTCGGGATCCACGTCAGTTTTCCTCAAGGCTGTTGCCGGATTGCTGCAAGACCGGCGGAACAGCTACGCCTAATTTGCTGTAAGATCAAGGGGTTGCGCCCTAGTATGGACAGGACGATGGCCTTGCGTCAAACGATTTCGCTCAGTTATATTCCGTGGTTGCATTCGTTTCGGCTCCTGGCCCGTTTCCTGTCAACCGGTCTAACCTTCGATTTCCATGCGTGATCTCCGACGTCTTTTAAAGTATCTGATCCCTTACGCCGGTACTTTTGCCATTGCGACTCTGGCAATGGTCGTGGTCAGCGTCCTGGAAATTGCCATCGGCGCCC
The nucleotide sequence above comes from Pyrinomonadaceae bacterium. Encoded proteins:
- a CDS encoding S9 family peptidase, translated to MKSLAKTCATLLFIAITITAQNAPTTWTPELQVKTRGVGTPRVSPDGRRVVYTINDAVMTADKSEFVTQIWLASTDGKENFQLTFNDKSSTNPKWSPDGNWIAFTSNRKDNKNNLYVLPLRGGEAEQITDVKTSVSNFEWSPDGKWFAFTMADAKAEDEEKNDKGRNDFRWVDENLKLARLYVIPVQKDANGKREPKKLTTDNYHVGGFDWAPDGSRIVFSHVKSPIANDWTTSDVSIVEVASGKTTVFVNTPAAEDSAQFSPDGKWIALTISDNPPRWAQSGLIQVYSVAGGQPKALAASHDGQPNMAGWSADGKRIYFSEAKGTGTQLYAIDVAANKIEEIKSSTAVYGAFNLNQSGTMFAFVRQTSDTPSEVFVAPVTTFAPVQVSQAHSAMKLPAVGKTEVLTWKSADGREIEGLLTYPVGYQAGQKVPLILNVHGGPAGVFQQSFLGGRGAYPLATFSAKGYAILRPNPRGSSGYGTEFRRANAKDWGGADYQDLMTGVDKVIAMGVADPERLGVMGWSYGGFMTSWIVTQTQRFKAASAGAPVTNLMSFNGTTDIASFVPDYFGGQSWEIIEAYQKHSAMFNVKGVKTPTMIQHGEADVRVPISQGYEFYNALKAQGVPTRMLVLPRQPHGPNEPKMQVAAMQANLEWFDKYIGKK
- a CDS encoding tetratricopeptide repeat protein is translated as MRVLLAAFLFLFASTTVAQNKCLQAAGEIQPKLSREARRDFETKLTTARADFQKEPSADNFIWLGRRTAYLGRYKESIAIYTDAISKYPKDARLYRHRGHRFITLRCFDDAIKDFEKAAKLVKGKPDEVEPDGMPNARNIPTSTLQSNIWYHLGLAHYLKGDFGSAHKAYREAEKVSKNPDMMVATTHWLYMTLRRLGREKEAAASIAPITDNLEVIENADYYQLIKLYQGKLKPSDLLSDSNQTPNTLSNATVGYGVGNWFLYNGRPTEAVNTFRQIVHGIQWASFGHIAAEVELTR
- a CDS encoding OmpA family protein, with the protein product MKIARRLLSFLPVPIIIVGLCFGALAQSDGRRTTTAITYPLDQTIEVPFRGTTRLPRLKGDAKVRRQGRRGTRVQLSLDHLPRGYELGGAYTTFVLWAISPDGTVDNLGEIKRSGSGIIDSKIDVTTPLQTFALIVTAEPHFLVRAPSRMVVLENVRPATPRDAQIDTVPVTYIGNSSDYFRDGSVPTIAQSDFRDIPNALLGARQALNLARYAGAERDAPNELRAAAADLEQAEAARRMRQPESEVDVLARQATSSAAKAEAMAVARRAARERREEIERRDQAVRSAEETAATANQEITRLQKDLNNERHARELAERDSLRSQEQLRDARTEIARLREEIQTVRAEGEDAKVRLARIEGERQAEQARQAAETRAAQLRATAANLKQALGRFGTVRESERGIVLMLNESWWANPRSGNLTAAAAARLDQLGALIANNPDYQISIESYTDNAGRADALQQLTDDRARILSERLASAGIDVTRIQSSGLGSANPVAPNTTVANRAKNRRTEITLSAAGQ
- a CDS encoding PQQ-binding-like beta-propeller repeat protein, with amino-acid sequence MTLRWGARPGVSRYRLQLANDATFIDIVFDRVVSGHEYRMNDLAPGRYYWRVASLNAKRGEFSSAGVIVVPANGETKKPSPTPPVVTNQATNTVTSRGGWYAAIGDVTRSIVAHLRRTGSSEIVAVTTEGRIVALEASRGIALWTVRTAQRSPSAQNTQVIAIRARGGADNVLVLAGNTATLIEGASGRQLWQTTLPGNAGAATASGTTTFVVDSSRQKLFVIDNSLGRVISEAALPGRAVGRPATITYSGARAVVVALDDGGLHVFDESGKFTIAANAGSPATTAPLIVRTARGELLLVGTRSGLTALAAEDLRALGRVTLKEDAPRGSLIAQDVDSDGRPEVVMFTERGRVVIVKSDEGRIVWEADARRAESAAFADVNGDRVLDLLMAGREGFAFALSGRDGSVVWKDEMASSISTNHAPATSPRETFAVPSASGVLIIAAEPNRTGLRAIEFPKG
- a CDS encoding response regulator transcription factor; the encoded protein is MDPEPTQRAKKLMIVDDDAEMRTLLAEYFRRLGFEVAENENGQAALQTVANDTFDCFILDVAMPEMSGIDLLKKMRERGITTPALFLTAHDLLDDKVAGFEAGADDYLAKPFSPRELEYRIEALLRRGQLAPEAAGDGERLEIGDLVVDKRRHEVSRAGQRVDLTPLEFQILELLASEPGRAWSRNDLLDRVWSTEYEGYQRNIDPHINRLRKKLENDPKNPHYVLTVRGVGYKLNENP